In Cyprinus carpio isolate SPL01 chromosome A5, ASM1834038v1, whole genome shotgun sequence, the sequence TCCTAACTCCGCTCTGGAGTTTccaccttttctttttctctattcTCTACTAACATCACTTTTCGTTTTCCTCATCCCATATTTCTTTCCTGACGTATCCGACTCGTTTATGATATGCTGCAGACTgtcttctgaaagaaaaaaaatgaagaaaaaaacattgtcaaaactattttgtttgaTTGTACGTGCGGAAACGCAAGGAATTTTGTTTCAATTTCGACAGTTTTTCTgcatttgttatgtatttttgctgactgtgtttttatgtttttactgtactcATGCTGTAACGGATGATGTCGAGAagacactgagagagaaagagaaagaaggggCAAGAAACTGGAAAGAAAGTCCAGGATTTGTTTGGTTTCAAGCGAATCCAAACAACATTGAACAAATACGTGAGAATGAATCAAATTtgtgaaaaacaaagcaaaacgactggacaaaaatgtatattttggtaGTTTTTACACAGCATTTGTAATGTTATGACGAACATTCTTAAGCTGAATCAGTTATTTTTTCCGTAAAATTGGTTTTACATAAGAAACAACGGGCctcatttatgatttttctgCGTGAATCTACATTCTACAGTTTCAGATGTAAGAATATTTGACACATTTTTACACAGAAATCCGTTCTGCTCATGTTGAGGCTCATTGTTTGGCTTCTTTTTGtagatactgtatatatgcatggATTTTGGGAGGGTTTGAGGGTTCTGATTGAATGATGGACCGGGGTTTGCGGGAGGGCTGAGGGTCCTTTATGGTTCTTAACATGCAAACATCTTTCTTCACATTCAGTCTTGCATTTCTGAGACTAGTTTCATGACCAAGTTGGACCGATGTGGGTCTTTGGTTGTGCTTCTCTCGCTTTCGACTCCATTTATACTAAGATCAAAGTTTTGATGCTCTTTCGTCCTAAATTCTCAGAGTCAAACGGACCTTTTGGTCACTTCGGTTTTGTATGAATCCTCACGCTCGTGAATTTTAAACTATTCAGAAACCACGTTTTTTGACGTTTGCTGTCACTTATGAGGTGTCACGCCACATTGCTGAAAAACCAGGATGCGTTTTCCATTAGAGCAAATGATTTGGTCCCACTTTTGGGAAATGGAAACGTGGTCTTGATCCGCCTCATTTTCGAAGAGCACAGCTGCTGGGCTTCTCTTCATGCTGTTTttggaaatatatattatatatataatttttttgcctAGTGTACTTCTATTGTAAATTGTTCCCTTTCTCCTTTTTCTGTTCGTTTTTGACGgtacagtgctgttttttttgaagaaatgaaGGACAAATTTTCAAAGCAAAGGAGTCTGAGCGCTGTTACACCTGTCGTTGTGTGTTGGgatgtgcgtgtgtgagtgtaagtTGCGGCGACTGCTTAGACTGAAGTATGGATGTACACGTAGCTAGTTTACATGCATTCAACTGCCACCTTTGAAACTGTCTCGTCTCTGCCAGCTATGGAGAGGAACGTCTCTGAAATCACAGCTCTAATGGAGGCCTTCTGGGAAAATTGTTACGCTTGACTAATAATAGACATCCagagtgattttttattttttttcatttcagcaaCATTGGATCTGTTTAATTTCTACTTAATTGCATTGATTTTCAGTCTTCCATTTGACACGTGTAGCCTCTTTTTGGAGCAGTGGTCACGTGACGACCGAAACTCCAGCTGATGGGGACGCCTCACAAAACTACTGCACGGCACACACTGTAACTATTTAACCAACAAAAAGcaataagttaattttaaatacaagtaataatGAACGCCGTTAACGGTGGTACGAATACAACGGCGATTATGTGgcattaagaattattttttagaagaaaaaaaaaagctatatttttCAAGATCCGTTTTAACCCCTTGAAAGTTTCTCAGATTTTTACCGTACTTGTTAGCTGTTTGTTTGGATGATTTGTTGAAGGGGATCAGCGGCGGAACTGGAAAGCATCAGTGGGCGGCGCTCCGTCCCGTTGCTGTGGAGCTGCACGTCAACACTGTGACCTGATGCTCAAATACGCTGGTTCGCTGTccctttactgtattttatttttatttttcacctcTGGAAATTTTCAAGTAAAAAGAtcctaataaattattttaaaacattccatTTGATGGCCTctgtgttcatgtttttctttgtgGTTCACTGCATTTGTAGGGTGTGTTAGCAGAGATCGTCATGTTTCGGTCATATGTAGAATGGATTGCATTCTTATAAATGACACactttataatatacatttgagTAGTAAATGCAAAATCTAAAACATCCCATTTGCAGTGGAAAAGTGAATGTggattttgaataataatattgtaaaccCTGAACATTTACACATTTCAAAGTTTCCTAAAATTCTAGAAAAAAATTGGACAAATATCAGAGTACTTTTCAaagattatataacaaaaaatattttaaaataaaacacacacaaatacacacacatacttgtttCAGAATAAAGTCATCAAAATGAAGGAATTATTATTGAAatcattttctgcttttattttatataaaatagtttataaatatttaaaaaatatattaaggttTCAATATTAACAGAccaacagggttattatagttaactaatgataaaactatttaaaataattttaagataaaataattgttaacttaagtaaaataaaataaaaaacttagacttattttatttaaaacagattaagCTAGAATTCagctaaaataagtaaaactaaaactaagaaaaaattataaaaagaaagtaaaaagaaaataaataaaaactatgcaggcatttaaaaaccaaaaatcctaaaaatgtcaaaaacacaaaattaaaattaaataaaactaactaaaattgtaatggaaacagaaaatataaaaataaaagcttaaaaaatataatagtaccTCATCAATACTAgaataatgatataattatagAATACTAGTAGTAAATAATTGtcaataaaatagaattatttataaaataaacactgttggctataaactaaaaacagaaagacagacagacagacagacagacagacagacagatagatagatagatagatagatagatagatagatagatagatagatagatagatagatagatagatagtgtccAAACCTTTGACTTGTAGTCTATAAATTATAACCTTctttaacatttgttttgaatattacatttctccagtgtgtaaaaataaagatacgcttttgatatatttactgtttatATAAACTGGCAAGAACATTCACAGCACTAAAATCCTGATGCTGTGGTGTTACTCATTTTCCatgcaaaatgtatgttttcatgaaaaatttgaatattagtaGATATTTTACATTGCCAAATGCCCTCTAACATGTTACCTAAAATGGGTCTGGTGTGTTTTTACATTGTTAGCTGGTTTGCAACATTTAACCATTTAATAACCTTTGTTCATGAAGCTAGCATTATTCCAGTGCaccaagtaaacaaacaaatgataagACACACAGAATCTGATGACTGACCATCCAACACTTCGAGACATGGGAACAGTCGTGGTTCATCTGCCTCCTCTTGCTCTGTTATGTTCATCTCTATCCAATAACAAACACCTGATACCCTGTGACCCCAATACCACCCAACGGCCCCAtgtcaaaccacacacacacacacacacacacacacacacacacacacacacacacacacacacacacacacacacacacacacacacagtttcttagcatttctgcatttgattATTATTAGTCTAGATTTCTGTGACTGTCCTGgtgtcattttacagttttagatATCTGCCAAATTTAAGAGAGATATGGAAAATCAGAAAATCATACACACTTTAAACTTTGGCAACTTGGAATCCGTCCATGAGAAAGTGCCTCATCTGCCTGATCCCGTTACTCATGGGTTCTTCTTGCTCAAACCCTCCCCCCAAAATACTCTTCATTTCATCTTGTTTCCTGACAGCCTGCACAGCTCTCATTGAACCCTGGTGGATTTATTCATCTCTTTCAACTCATTTATCTCCACTCTCAGACATTTGTCTGTTATGTCTGTTATCGGAGAGTTTGTCTGCCATCATGGCGACGGGCAGCTCGCAGACGGATGTGAAGGGCTCTCTGAACGGGAGCATGGATTTGTATCACAGCTGGTTCGGTCCTACGACCCCACGACCTCCTCTACGAAACTACCTGCTCCTGACCATCCTCACCTGCTTCTGTCCGGCCTACCCTGTCAACATTTTAGCCTTGGTGTTCTCTGTAATGGTGAGTTAACAATATCCGGCTGGACTGTGTTTACTAAAACTGGAAACCGCTTGCAATTTTATCTGCATTTATATTAATGTCTGCATGAAAGCAAGGGCTTATATTGATAGCTCACTTAATGACAAGACGTCAGGTATCATCACTATCATTACTGATCCTATTTTAAGGTGCTGAATATTTTGGGGgggactgtactaaagcataacaAATACCTTAATTTGTTTGCACATATTTAGaaaacatgctaagttcacatacttgtttctctgaaaaaaaaaaaatgctacagacagttattctgctttgaaatgtGCGTTCAGTGTCGGAtcgtctgtttttgttttagtctgtATGATttcgcccactgccagtttacccaatagcATTTTGACACCCCAGGTTGCTATTTACCAGAAAACACTCGTTCCTGTtgcgtgtcctcaatctggcaacccgtgTGAGCGTCGAGTCTGAGAAGGAGGGGGATGCAGAAACAACTCTTTCTactattttgaatttggactgcagtacccatttcaaccacaTTTCAATGTTACATTCTCCACCTTTAAGACTAAGACTTCAACAAACTTCTCGGCCTATTAAACTGAAATGCTTAACTCATTAGCTCTTTGTGATATGGGCATGATTCCTGCTGATGTTTGTTGAAGAGTTGTGCATGTTTGTTACTTGTTCAACTTAACAATCAGACAACTAGAACCTAGCAGATGATAAAACAggcctatgaatgaatgaatgaatgaatgaattaattaattaattaataaatagccAACCATAGCTAGAGAGCAGAATCATCACCTTGAGAAATTCATTGGTTTGATTGCTGATATTAGTTTGACtggatgaacacacacacacacacacacacacacacagagagagagagtatatatgTTAATTTGAATGTACCTTCTGTCTTTTACAGTCCAGAAACAGTTATGATCAGGGAGATTATGAGGGTTCGAGGCGTTTAGGGAAGATGGCGCTCTATGTGTCCATCGCCTCCATCATCATCGGCATCCTCATCATCACCATCTTCTGCGCTGTGCATTTCAGCACGGTAACATACTGTCTCATGTCTTATATAATCATATCTGATCTCTTACAAAGAACTCTCAAAAATGCAATTTGtggctaaatattttattttaaatgatatgcaaccccaattccagaaacTTTGGGACGTTTTgtgaaatgccataaaatcaagaatatgttatttgtttgttctcTATAACCT encodes:
- the LOC109089575 gene encoding transmembrane protein 233-like, yielding MRKCLICLIPLLMGSSCSNPPPKILFISSCFLTACTALIEPWWIYSSLSTHLSPLSDICLLCLLSESLSAIMATGSSQTDVKGSLNGSMDLYHSWFGPTTPRPPLRNYLLLTILTCFCPAYPVNILALVFSVMSRNSYDQGDYEGSRRLGKMALYVSIASIIIGILIITIFCAVHFSTKDV